A window of Arcobacter acticola genomic DNA:
GGTTCTTTTTTACTTTTAGTTTCAATTGGTATGTTTATCATCACTTGGGGAAGCGGAAGAAAAAATGATACTAAATCAATTTTTAAAAGCATTTTCTTATTTCCGCCTACTTTAATGTTTTTTGTAACTGTAATTGCAAAAAACTTTGAAGTTCCAAATTTTTTAATTTTAACATCACAAACACTTGGGTCTACACTTGTTCCTATTGCTATGATTGCAATTGGAATGAAACTTGAATTAAAACATATTTTTGTAAAGTTCCATATTGTTTCAATGGCTATGATTTTAAAAATGCTTGTTGTTCCAATTATTGTACTTATTGGGTTTAAATTTTTCTATGGTATTGATCAAACATGGGTTAAAGTAACAATTATCGAAGTTGCGATGCCTCCAATGACTATGGCTACAGTTTTAGCAATAAAAGGTGGATTAGATGAAAAAGTGGCTATTAATTCACTTGTATTAGGAGTATTACTAAGTTTATTT
This region includes:
- a CDS encoding AEC family transporter, with protein sequence MLDPILPIAIYLLLGYLFKIVFHDNSKQLIEFIIYFSLPAIVFSKIYPLILDQKIFGLILMFICFILLNLMLAYFIGRMMKLNKLLLATFMIMATFGNTSFIGFSYIDAFYGQDYIVYGLIYDLFGSFLLLVSIGMFIITWGSGRKNDTKSIFKSIFLFPPTLMFFVTVIAKNFEVPNFLILTSQTLGSTLVPIAMIAIGMKLELKHIFVKFHIVSMAMILKMLVVPIIVLIGFKFFYGIDQTWVKVTIIEVAMPPMTMATVLAIKGGLDEKVAINSLVLGVLLSLFTITMYTTYLG